One Flagellimonas sp. CMM7 genomic region harbors:
- a CDS encoding heme NO-binding domain-containing protein, producing the protein MKGIVFTEFMEMVESIYGLETVDSLLENCDLPSGGAYTSVGTYDFNEMVSLISELSKKKDISHEDLLYSFGHHLFVGLVEAHPEVVSSYRTPIGLLHCIEDHIHVHVKKLYPDAELPQFKILSKTENSLEMIYSSSRGLYALAHGLIVKTFEHFKKTVKVDYKLLNENGTEVRFAIFQNG; encoded by the coding sequence ATGAAAGGAATTGTTTTTACTGAGTTTATGGAAATGGTCGAGTCTATTTATGGACTAGAGACCGTTGATTCGCTGTTGGAAAACTGTGACCTTCCTTCTGGAGGCGCATATACGTCCGTAGGTACTTATGACTTTAATGAGATGGTGAGTTTGATTTCCGAACTCAGTAAGAAAAAGGATATTTCCCATGAGGATTTATTGTATTCTTTTGGGCATCATCTATTTGTGGGACTTGTAGAAGCCCATCCAGAAGTGGTTTCTAGTTACAGAACCCCCATTGGACTTCTTCACTGTATTGAAGATCATATTCACGTACATGTAAAGAAACTCTACCCTGATGCGGAACTCCCTCAATTTAAAATACTTTCAAAAACAGAGAATTCACTTGAAATGATTTACAGTTCTTCAAGAGGGCTCTATGCTTTGGCGCATGGGTTAATTGTAAAAACATTTGAACACTTTAAGAAAACAGTAAAAGTAGATTATAAACTATTAAATGAAAACGGAACAGAAGTCAGGTTTGCGATCTTCCAAAATGGATAA
- a CDS encoding response regulator → MNVLFIEDDMIETMKLQRAISKFQSKHKITEAKNGEEAMEFLKGGNLPDIILLDLNMPRMSGIEFLSILKADDRLKYLPTIILTTSENRVDLLKCFEIGIAGYIIKPLKYEDYESKLKKVFDYWEVSELVKA, encoded by the coding sequence ATGAATGTTCTGTTCATAGAAGATGATATGATAGAAACTATGAAATTGCAACGAGCTATTTCTAAGTTTCAGTCCAAACACAAGATTACCGAAGCTAAAAATGGAGAAGAAGCTATGGAATTCTTGAAAGGAGGAAACTTGCCGGATATTATCCTTCTAGATCTTAATATGCCACGAATGAGCGGCATTGAATTTCTTTCCATTTTAAAGGCGGATGATAGACTTAAGTATTTGCCTACCATTATTTTGACCACATCGGAAAATCGCGTTGATTTATTAAAATGCTTTGAGATTGGAATAGCAGGATATATTATAAAGCCTTTAAAATATGAGGATTACGAGTCTAAGCTGAAAAAAGTTTTTGACTACTGGGAGGTTAGCGAGCTGGTCAAAGCCTAA
- a CDS encoding MmcQ/YjbR family DNA-binding protein, producing the protein MNVEELRNFCIGKKGVTEEFPFDEDTLVFKVMGKMFALLPLKRIPSQCNLKCNPERAIELREEYDGDITPGYHMSKKHWNTLFLENLPPNLIIELVNHSYDLVVSGLTKKLKEQLHSL; encoded by the coding sequence ATGAATGTTGAAGAACTTAGAAACTTCTGCATTGGTAAAAAAGGTGTGACAGAAGAGTTTCCTTTTGATGAGGATACTTTGGTGTTTAAGGTAATGGGTAAAATGTTTGCTTTATTACCCTTAAAAAGAATCCCATCTCAATGTAACCTTAAGTGTAACCCGGAGCGAGCAATAGAATTAAGAGAGGAGTATGATGGAGATATTACACCGGGCTATCATATGAGCAAAAAACATTGGAATACCCTGTTTTTGGAAAACCTTCCGCCTAACCTGATCATAGAACTTGTAAATCATTCTTATGATTTAGTAGTTTCAGGGTTAACCAAGAAACTAAAAGAGCAATTGCACTCTCTTTAA
- a CDS encoding Dabb family protein yields the protein MKTGIISLLLIFVVATTSFGQTEDTMKTFDPAFAHTVYFWFKNPDNKADRAKFESSLKTFLKNSKYAKTNFIGTPPKAIRDVVDGSFTYSLIVTFESPEAQEGYQNEEAHLIFIEECKDLWEKVIVYDSNGI from the coding sequence ATGAAAACAGGAATTATATCTTTACTATTAATCTTTGTAGTAGCAACTACAAGTTTTGGACAAACTGAAGACACTATGAAAACCTTTGACCCAGCTTTTGCACATACCGTTTATTTTTGGTTTAAAAACCCAGATAATAAAGCAGATAGGGCTAAATTTGAAAGCTCTCTAAAGACCTTTCTTAAAAATTCTAAATACGCAAAGACGAATTTTATTGGCACGCCACCAAAAGCAATTAGGGATGTAGTTGATGGCTCATTCACCTATTCCTTAATAGTGACATTTGAATCTCCGGAGGCACAAGAAGGGTATCAAAATGAAGAAGCTCACTTAATCTTTATTGAAGAATGCAAGGATCTTTGGGAGAAGGTAATTGTTTATGATTCAAATGGGATATAA
- a CDS encoding DUF4230 domain-containing protein encodes MDSAIEAFLGLILGAILMYWLFSVFRRKKSKELTKQQSTVLLDKIQSVCKLISVEGDFAEIYHYENTKEGFMSLLSSKKKALIVVKAKAHIGYDLKKLNLKADNENKRIILADFPEPEILSIEPDLQFYDIKNGLFNSFSPDDLTKLNVEAKEHIKQKIPESGLMITARKEALQAVLLVEKIVETIGWTLDYSALEITNREKNLLEE; translated from the coding sequence ATGGATAGCGCTATAGAAGCTTTTTTGGGTCTTATACTAGGAGCGATACTAATGTATTGGTTGTTCTCTGTGTTTAGAAGAAAAAAAAGCAAAGAGCTCACCAAACAACAGTCCACAGTGTTGTTGGATAAAATACAGAGTGTATGCAAATTGATTTCAGTAGAAGGAGATTTTGCTGAGATTTATCACTATGAAAATACTAAAGAAGGGTTTATGAGTCTTCTAAGTAGTAAGAAAAAAGCGTTGATCGTGGTTAAGGCCAAAGCGCATATTGGGTACGATCTAAAGAAGCTGAATTTGAAAGCCGACAATGAAAATAAGCGTATCATACTTGCGGACTTTCCGGAACCAGAAATTTTATCCATTGAACCGGACCTTCAGTTTTACGATATTAAAAATGGACTGTTCAATAGCTTTTCCCCAGATGATTTAACCAAACTGAATGTGGAGGCCAAAGAACACATCAAACAAAAAATACCGGAAAGTGGCTTAATGATAACAGCAAGAAAAGAGGCTTTACAAGCGGTGCTGTTGGTTGAAAAAATTGTGGAAACGATTGGTTGGACTTTAGATTATTCAGCATTGGAAATCACAAATAGAGAAAAAAACCTTTTAGAAGAATAA
- a CDS encoding cyclase family protein — protein MIANIKYNSKNYKIDLSKPLDISIPLKGGSDNVNAWYLDSPKIEPHQDGDFIGKVSEGASTNFNDIWFNPHSHVTHTECLGHITEAFYSVNQNLKQFFFLAEVITVAPEKSGEDFVISEKQLKYALGNKKREALIIRTIPNLENKKSMKYSNENPPYLLEAAANYLVDKEISHLLIDLPSVDKEKDGGALLAHNAFWKMKGKPRLSSTITEFIYVGNEIEDGCYFLNLHVAPFENDASPSRPILYAPME, from the coding sequence ATGATTGCTAACATTAAATACAATTCGAAGAATTATAAAATCGATTTATCCAAGCCATTGGATATTTCAATCCCGCTTAAGGGTGGGAGCGATAACGTGAATGCGTGGTATCTTGATTCACCGAAAATTGAACCACATCAAGACGGAGATTTTATAGGAAAGGTTTCGGAGGGAGCATCTACCAATTTTAATGACATTTGGTTCAATCCACATTCTCATGTGACGCATACCGAATGTTTGGGTCATATTACTGAGGCGTTTTACTCTGTGAACCAAAATTTAAAACAATTCTTTTTCTTGGCAGAAGTGATCACTGTTGCCCCAGAAAAATCTGGAGAAGATTTTGTGATATCGGAAAAGCAATTAAAATATGCTTTGGGTAATAAAAAACGAGAAGCGTTGATTATTAGGACCATTCCAAACCTTGAAAACAAGAAGTCGATGAAGTACTCCAATGAAAATCCACCTTACCTGTTAGAGGCGGCGGCTAATTATTTGGTTGATAAGGAGATATCACACTTACTAATTGACCTTCCTTCTGTGGACAAAGAAAAAGATGGTGGCGCTCTTTTGGCGCATAACGCCTTTTGGAAAATGAAAGGTAAACCAAGGTTAAGTTCGACAATCACAGAATTTATATATGTAGGAAATGAGATAGAAGATGGTTGCTATTTTTTAAATCTCCATGTTGCCCCTTTTGAAAATGATGCCAGTCCAAGTAGACCCATTTTATATGCCCCAATGGAGTAA
- the hemW gene encoding radical SAM family heme chaperone HemW: MAGIYIHVPFCKQACHYCDFHFSTQLGKKEAMIQAIKKEIELRKDEFKNNTVETIYFGGGTPSVLNIAEVETLIRAVYENYQVVENPEITLEANPDDLTDHKIVELSKSPINRLSIGVQSFFDEDLKLMNRAHSSNEAIKSLSVATDYFDNISIDLIYGIPGMDNKRWKANIEKALSFELPHISSYALTIEPKTALKKFIEKGIVADVDDEQAQEQFNILVEVLEKNDYVNYEISNFGKQDYFSKNNTSYWQGKKYIGIGPSAHSFDGQNRSWNIRNNPKYIKALEMQQLPLEKETLSKTDRYNEYIMTGLRTIWGVSLEKIELDFGQTCLDYLNKQAEKYLEGHLLFVDDGKLLATKKGKFLVDGIASDLFMINLES; the protein is encoded by the coding sequence ATGGCAGGGATTTATATTCATGTGCCGTTTTGTAAACAAGCCTGTCATTATTGCGATTTTCATTTTTCTACGCAATTGGGAAAAAAAGAGGCCATGATACAGGCAATCAAAAAGGAAATTGAACTCCGAAAAGATGAGTTTAAAAATAATACCGTAGAAACTATATATTTTGGAGGCGGGACACCTTCAGTTTTAAATATAGCCGAAGTAGAAACCTTAATAAGGGCTGTTTATGAAAATTATCAGGTTGTTGAAAATCCTGAAATTACTTTAGAGGCCAATCCTGATGATTTAACCGATCATAAAATTGTTGAGTTATCTAAAAGCCCTATTAATCGCCTAAGTATAGGTGTCCAATCATTTTTTGATGAGGATTTAAAATTGATGAACCGAGCGCATTCATCAAATGAAGCCATCAAATCTTTATCGGTGGCGACTGATTACTTTGATAATATTTCAATCGATTTAATTTACGGGATTCCTGGTATGGATAACAAAAGATGGAAAGCGAATATTGAAAAAGCCCTTTCTTTTGAACTTCCTCATATCTCTAGTTATGCCTTAACTATTGAACCAAAAACAGCACTTAAAAAGTTTATAGAAAAGGGAATAGTGGCTGATGTAGATGACGAACAGGCACAGGAACAGTTCAATATATTGGTAGAAGTTTTAGAGAAGAATGACTATGTAAATTATGAGATTTCCAATTTTGGAAAACAAGATTATTTTTCAAAAAACAATACTTCTTATTGGCAAGGAAAGAAATATATAGGTATTGGTCCTTCAGCACATTCTTTTGATGGACAGAATAGGAGTTGGAACATCAGGAACAACCCAAAGTACATCAAAGCACTGGAAATGCAACAACTACCGCTGGAAAAGGAAACCTTGTCCAAAACGGATAGATATAATGAATATATCATGACTGGGTTGCGAACTATCTGGGGAGTTTCACTGGAAAAAATTGAACTTGATTTTGGACAGACTTGTCTTGATTATTTAAACAAGCAGGCCGAAAAATACTTGGAGGGGCATCTACTTTTTGTGGATGACGGAAAGTTGTTGGCAACCAAAAAAGGAAAGTTTCTGGTCGATGGAATTGCATCGGACCTTTTTATGATTAATTTGGAATCATGA
- the ruvC gene encoding crossover junction endodeoxyribonuclease RuvC, with amino-acid sequence MATEKIILGIDPGTTVMGFGIIKVINKQMHFVQMNELMLKKYSDHYTKLKLIFERTLELIDTYHPDEIAIEAPFFGKNVQSMLKLGRAQGVAMAAGLFRQVPITEYMPKKIKMSITGNGNASKEQVAKMLQSMLKLKTLPKNLDSTDGLAAAVCHFYNEGRVEVGKHYTGWDAFVKQNPKKVK; translated from the coding sequence TTGGCAACGGAAAAAATCATTTTAGGAATAGACCCGGGAACAACAGTTATGGGTTTTGGAATCATCAAGGTGATTAATAAGCAAATGCATTTTGTTCAGATGAACGAATTGATGCTTAAAAAATATAGCGACCACTATACCAAACTAAAACTCATTTTTGAACGTACTTTGGAGCTCATAGATACCTATCATCCTGATGAGATTGCCATAGAGGCTCCGTTCTTTGGAAAAAATGTGCAGTCCATGCTCAAACTAGGTCGTGCCCAAGGGGTGGCTATGGCTGCGGGACTTTTCAGACAAGTTCCTATTACGGAGTATATGCCCAAAAAAATTAAAATGTCCATTACAGGTAACGGGAATGCAAGCAAGGAACAGGTGGCCAAAATGCTTCAAAGCATGTTGAAGTTGAAAACACTGCCTAAAAATTTAGACAGTACGGATGGACTTGCTGCTGCTGTCTGCCATTTTTATAATGAAGGCCGTGTTGAGGTTGGGAAGCACTACACCGGATGGGACGCTTTTGTAAAGCAGAACCCTAAAAAGGTAAAATAA
- a CDS encoding DUF456 domain-containing protein, translating into MDIALLVLGFLLMLIGILGSFLPVLPGPPVSWVGLLLLYLTKAVPDDWWMLGITLFFALLITVMDYLIPAMGTKKFGGSKAGMLGTVVGLLVAIFFPILGPFGIIIWPFVGALVGELINKADQKTALKAAFGSFLGFLTGTFMKFLIGVIYFGIFIWKAIEYSPELFTFN; encoded by the coding sequence ATGGACATTGCTTTACTTGTTTTGGGGTTTCTTTTAATGTTAATTGGAATATTAGGTAGTTTTCTACCTGTATTACCTGGTCCACCAGTGAGCTGGGTGGGGTTGCTACTCCTTTATTTGACCAAAGCTGTTCCTGACGATTGGTGGATGCTGGGCATAACGCTCTTTTTTGCGCTGCTGATCACCGTAATGGATTATTTGATTCCGGCAATGGGGACTAAAAAATTTGGCGGCAGTAAAGCTGGAATGTTAGGAACCGTAGTTGGGTTATTGGTCGCTATATTTTTTCCTATACTAGGACCGTTCGGAATTATCATTTGGCCCTTTGTTGGGGCATTAGTTGGCGAACTTATTAACAAGGCCGATCAAAAAACTGCATTGAAAGCTGCTTTTGGCTCCTTCTTAGGCTTTTTGACCGGAACATTTATGAAGTTCTTGATAGGCGTAATCTACTTTGGAATCTTTATTTGGAAAGCCATTGAATATAGTCCAGAGTTGTTCACCTTCAATTAA
- a CDS encoding nitroreductase yields the protein MAFDIIKKRRSVFPAQYNNKSISKETIEKLLEAANWAPTHKKTEPWRFKVLMGDKKIALGKFLSDKYQEVDPKPKQIKIQKLQDNPARSGAVIAICMQRDPNECIPEWEELAATAMAVQNMWLCCTEMGIGCYWSSPGLVKYMDEFFNLKEGEKCLGFLYMGYYDDPVEPSARTPIEEKTEWLD from the coding sequence ATGGCATTTGATATCATTAAGAAAAGACGAAGTGTTTTTCCAGCTCAATATAATAACAAATCTATCTCAAAAGAAACCATTGAGAAGCTGTTGGAAGCAGCCAACTGGGCACCTACCCATAAAAAGACCGAACCTTGGCGATTTAAGGTGTTAATGGGTGATAAAAAGATAGCTTTGGGCAAATTTCTATCGGACAAATACCAAGAAGTGGATCCCAAACCCAAGCAAATAAAAATTCAAAAACTGCAAGATAATCCTGCTCGTTCAGGAGCGGTAATTGCTATTTGCATGCAGCGTGATCCTAATGAATGCATACCCGAATGGGAAGAGTTGGCCGCAACTGCAATGGCTGTTCAAAATATGTGGCTTTGCTGCACCGAAATGGGAATTGGATGTTATTGGAGCTCTCCTGGTTTGGTAAAATACATGGATGAGTTTTTCAATCTAAAAGAAGGAGAAAAATGCCTAGGATTTCTATATATGGGGTATTATGATGATCCAGTAGAACCATCAGCAAGAACTCCTATTGAAGAAAAAACAGAGTGGCTTGATTAA
- a CDS encoding LysR family transcriptional regulator, producing the protein MNYQIELRHFIYFLAVAEELHYRKAAEKLFISQPGLSTQIKQMEGILQTQLFIRDKKKVRLTPAGAFLKGEVEFILNHLEQTKKQLKLIGEGHLGEIRIGFLGSAMQNVIPNLLLDLKEKFPFIHTSLEELSNRAQISAILRDKLDLGFVRLSRVPKGLKLKPVFEDTFSLVLPADHILNEKEFKNIDQVATDDFILFSQDYSPQYYDTVLSICEDAGFSPNVSHKSVHAQTVFKLVENKLGIAIVPTALQYGFQMKVKFIELKKIKQRAILSMVWKEDNRNPALQNCMDLFMKI; encoded by the coding sequence AAATAGAGCTACGACATTTCATTTATTTCTTGGCTGTGGCCGAAGAATTGCACTATAGAAAGGCAGCAGAAAAGCTGTTTATATCCCAACCTGGGTTGAGTACGCAAATCAAGCAGATGGAAGGAATTCTGCAAACACAACTATTTATTAGAGATAAGAAGAAAGTTAGGTTAACCCCGGCAGGAGCATTTTTAAAGGGTGAGGTAGAGTTTATACTGAACCATTTGGAGCAGACCAAAAAACAATTAAAGCTTATTGGTGAAGGGCATTTGGGTGAAATTAGAATTGGGTTTTTAGGCTCTGCAATGCAGAATGTAATACCAAATTTATTGCTGGACTTAAAGGAAAAATTTCCGTTTATACATACCAGCTTAGAAGAACTTTCTAATAGGGCTCAGATAAGTGCTATTCTAAGGGATAAATTGGATTTAGGGTTTGTACGATTGTCCAGAGTGCCAAAAGGGCTGAAATTGAAACCTGTTTTTGAAGATACCTTTTCATTGGTGTTGCCAGCGGATCATATATTGAATGAGAAAGAATTTAAAAACATTGATCAAGTTGCTACCGATGATTTTATCCTTTTCTCTCAAGATTACAGCCCTCAATATTATGATACTGTTTTGAGCATTTGCGAGGATGCTGGTTTTTCACCCAATGTTTCCCATAAATCAGTGCATGCCCAAACTGTCTTTAAATTGGTGGAAAATAAATTGGGGATTGCAATAGTGCCCACTGCGTTGCAATACGGTTTTCAAATGAAAGTAAAATTCATTGAACTCAAAAAGATTAAGCAACGGGCTATTTTATCTATGGTTTGGAAAGAGGATAATCGGAATCCTGCTCTGCAAAACTGCATGGATTTATTTATGAAAATATGA